The Vibrio pomeroyi genome window below encodes:
- a CDS encoding DUF4832 domain-containing protein, with protein sequence MKLFISCFFGLLFTAQASAQLLIAPTRFVLDADTSVTEKIVVENNSDEPIRLEIKPIYRPVKASGLVRTDENIAESENIADWIKVSPPIIRELKPNQRRTVRLRMNALPDDMPDGEYRAYLWFSPIAKAPEPSPPDLSRKVRSNNGSAFQLNFHINSYVPVYVQKGEQVQDVKFQCDEQNLKITNDGNFQFSAKLNVDEHSEKVVLLRNAELTKPLPKGSKISLVQNDQPLYECVL encoded by the coding sequence ATGAAGTTGTTTATCTCATGTTTCTTCGGCTTACTTTTCACTGCACAAGCCTCTGCTCAACTCCTAATCGCTCCAACTCGTTTTGTTTTAGATGCTGATACCTCTGTGACGGAAAAAATTGTGGTGGAGAACAATTCGGATGAACCGATTCGATTGGAGATCAAACCAATCTATCGACCAGTCAAGGCCAGTGGCTTAGTTCGTACTGACGAAAATATTGCTGAGTCTGAAAATATCGCCGACTGGATTAAAGTGTCACCGCCGATCATTCGTGAATTGAAACCCAACCAAAGACGCACGGTTCGCTTGCGCATGAACGCATTGCCAGACGACATGCCAGATGGCGAATATCGAGCTTATCTATGGTTTTCGCCTATCGCGAAGGCACCTGAACCTTCCCCGCCAGATTTATCGAGAAAGGTTCGTTCTAACAACGGTTCAGCGTTTCAACTCAACTTTCATATCAACAGCTATGTACCGGTTTACGTACAAAAAGGTGAGCAGGTACAAGATGTGAAGTTTCAATGTGATGAGCAGAACCTCAAGATCACGAATGACGGTAATTTCCAATTCAGCGCTAAATTGAATGTCGACGAACACAGCGAAAAGGTGGTGTTACTTCGCAATGCAGAGTTAACCAAACCGCTACCAAAGGGCTCAAAGATTTCATTGGTACAAAACGACCAGCCTTTGTACGAATGTGTTCTGTAG
- a CDS encoding DUF4402 domain-containing protein — MKFLFKYAIYIGLAFYSSPFHALEIIPENMEVKFPGMYISGSGQNADANPANSQIYVVRFYVEGEPGKKIVVSLPSKQYLNHSRKSKRLRIKKFYFGCGLSKRGRAKIKGNGRSKLLCIGARVKIGANHPAGVYTSTIPFEVNYK; from the coding sequence ATGAAGTTTCTATTCAAATACGCGATTTATATCGGTCTTGCTTTTTATTCAAGTCCGTTTCACGCACTCGAAATCATCCCTGAAAATATGGAGGTGAAATTTCCGGGTATGTATATATCTGGCTCGGGTCAAAATGCTGATGCTAATCCGGCTAATAGTCAGATTTACGTAGTTCGCTTTTATGTTGAAGGCGAACCGGGTAAAAAGATCGTGGTTTCGCTCCCTTCTAAGCAGTATCTCAACCATTCTCGTAAATCCAAACGTCTTCGTATTAAAAAGTTCTATTTTGGTTGCGGCTTATCAAAGCGAGGCAGAGCAAAAATCAAAGGCAATGGAAGAAGCAAATTACTGTGCATTGGTGCGAGAGTGAAAATCGGCGCTAATCATCCCGCTGGCGTTTATACCAGTACAATTCCTTTTGAGGTTAATTATAAATGA
- a CDS encoding DUF4402 domain-containing protein produces the protein MNKVFKVVAVSALSISSANVFAVSDTFDATLEVKQAITMTKTSDLDFGIITSDNTTDVVIAQGDAGAAAFTLSGESGDAVTVSISDTNLVNGANTIAAEFDFNSAITLTGGNANLNIGGTARTSSATLVAGTYTANVAVDVTYQ, from the coding sequence ATGAACAAAGTCTTTAAGGTTGTTGCTGTATCTGCACTTTCTATCTCTTCAGCGAACGTTTTCGCTGTGAGTGACACTTTTGATGCAACACTAGAAGTAAAACAAGCAATTACAATGACAAAAACCAGTGATCTAGACTTCGGGATCATCACTTCAGATAACACAACTGATGTTGTTATCGCTCAAGGTGATGCGGGAGCTGCGGCGTTTACGCTTTCTGGAGAGTCTGGTGATGCAGTAACAGTAAGTATTTCTGACACTAACTTAGTTAACGGTGCAAATACGATTGCTGCGGAATTCGACTTTAATAGCGCTATAACCCTAACGGGTGGTAATGCGAACCTTAATATTGGCGGCACTGCACGTACTTCAAGTGCAACATTAGTTGCTGGTACTTATACTGCAAACGTTGCAGTAGATGTTACTTACCAGTAA